DNA sequence from the Calditrichota bacterium genome:
TCCGTTCAGGCCGTTTTTGATTCAAAATGTATTTCCTGTCATAGTAACGCTTCGCCTGCAGGAGGTTTGCGTCTGGAAATGACTTCGGACGATAGAACAGCACAGGGCGACAATGGAAATGAGACAACCTCTGTTTATGAAATATTAACCGAGGACGGTCAATACCAAACTCCTTCAGGGGATAATCTCGATTATGTTACGGATGACGGGGCGCGTCGCTCGCCACTGCTTTGGGTGTTATATAACCGGCAATTGAATGACGACGATAATGAAGATTTTAGTCCTTCCAGCTATAACCATACTGAATTATGGACTAAGTCAAATGGTTTAATTGATCCATTTAATCCGGCCAATAAAGGATTATTAAAAATAATTGAGTGGGTCGATATGGGCACTCAATATTCAAACTCTGTCGCACAATAAGGTGGCTTTATGAGACCTGTATTAAAAGTAATTTCAGCCATTTTGTATTTGTTCATTATAAACGCTTTGGCTTCTGAGAGTGATTTTATCGGAAAACCGGCCCCTGATTTTACACTTCAAAAGTTAGAGGGAAATGAAACGGTTCAGCTATCATCTTTAAAAGGTAAGGTTGTACTTGTAGATTTTTGGGCAACATGGTGCGCACCATGCAAAAAGTCTTTGCCGTACTTGGCAAAAATGGACAGTAAATATAAAAACCTGGTTGTGCTGGCACTGAATATTGATGATGACAAGGAAAACGCTAAACAATTTTTAAAAAAGTTAAATCTCAAAATTAATGCACTTTATGATGAAGATAAAACAGTGGTCTCCAGTTATGATGTTCCGGTAATGCCAACAGCATATTTAATAGACCAATATGGAAAAATACAATATGTCCATTCCGGGTATAACGAAGAGAGTATGAAAAAACTGGAGTTTGCAATCCGTGGTTTGATTGACCGCCCATAGACGAAAGTGGAAGGATTTGAAAATGTTGAAATTTCTAAAATACAGCATGCTATTTTTTCTTTTAGTGACAATTTCCTGTGTCACGGTTAAGCCATGGGAAAAAGAAAAACTTGCTGATCCGATTATGGAACCACAAAGCCAGTTTGCCAAACAAAAACTGGATGATAAGTTTTTTACATCCCGTGAAGGCAGCATGGGTGGAAGTGGTGGAATCGGTGGTGGTTGCGGCTGCGCAAAATAATTAAAATTTCGGCGACTTAACTGGCCGGTGTTACTCCGCTCCCTGGCTAATTCCGGCCACGCCGAATTTTTAAAAGGTTTAGAAAGGACTTTTGTGAAATCAATTCAAAAAATGCTCATAGTTATTCTTTATGTTTTTCTGGTAAGCTCAGCTTATGCGCAAAATAATGACAAGATCAGCTACACAACCTATTATTTTAATGATAGCGGGAACAACAGCGTTATAACCACATCCTTTTCTCTGGCAAAAAAAATAATCAGCGGCACAGCGGTTTTGCTTGATATTGAACTGGATAAAGTTTCTTTGCCACCGGTTGATGGTGCTACTGGTGCCAGCCGTCCTACCCGGAAAAAGAATGAAACCTTTGAGAAAAACCGTGGACAAGTAATTTTAGGATTGGAACAATCTTTGGGTTCGGCTTCTACTTTGGCCTTAAATGCTTATCGCAGCCAGGAGCTGGATTATTTATCCAATGCGGTGATTGTTACCTTGAGCCGTGATTTATTTCAAAATAATACAACGGTTACACTGCGTGCCCAATATAATGACGATAAAGTTGGTGAATTACTTGAAAGCGGAAAAATTCAAAATCAGGAAAAAACAGTTATAACAGGTGCGTTGAATCTTGCTCAAACTTTAACAAAATCTACGGTGCTAAACCTGAGTTATGATTATGTAAAAATGGACGGTTTTTTGAGCGATCCATACCGTAAGGTTACTGTGTTTGACGAGAATAATGCTTTCCTGGTTTTAAATGAAAATCACCCGGATAACCGTTTAAGGCAAGCGGTAACGGCACGCCTTAGCCAATATTTAAATCCAGTCGATGCATCTATTATCGGTAGCTATCGCAATTATTTTGACGATTGGAAAGTAAAATCACACACAGCTGAAATCCGTTTTAATAAATACATTTTTGAAGATTTGATAACAGGTTTCAATTACCGGTATTACAGCCAAAGTAGTGCGGAGTTTTATAAAGAACGTTACAGTCAGGTTCCGAATACCATAGTAGAATTTAGAACATCTGATTATAAGTTAAATCAATTTCAATCAAATACTTTTGGATTGAACCTTAGGCTGCTTTTTCGCGGCTTGGCTAAAGGAAATCCGGGTTGGGAATTTTTGGAGAAATCTTCTTTCGAAGTGATGTATCTGCGCTATGCAAATGATCTTGATTTTTCAGCAAATATAGTTCAGGCAAGTATAAATTTTGCCATTTAAAAATTAACAGATTTTTGTGATGTCGAATGAAAAGAATATAAATTTGAGGAATTTTTATGAAAAATGAATTTTACATAAATCTGATACTGTCAATCCTGATTTTGTCAATAGTTTCATTTCCATTATTTGCAGGGGATTTATCTGATAAGCATGGAGCAAATATTGCAAAAACATTAACAAATCTGGATATAAAGCCTGTTGATGAAAATAGAAACCTGGAAAAATCAACGGAACAGTTTTGGAAAAAACACACGCTTGTAGATAAAATTGGCCAGACTTTTGAGGTTATTTCATTTGATAAAAACAATGGGATCAAAAAATTTAATCGCGAAGCATCAAGGACATTTTTAAAGCGAGATCTCTTTGGCCTGCCACAATATACGGCCAGTTATTATTATGCAAAATATGATAAAAATTCTGTCTTTGTTGAGTCCACATATTTGCAGGTAATTAGTGACACCCGCTGGAACAGGTTGTTGTACGGTTCTTTGGATGGGGCATTAAAAAGCTATAATGATATTATTGGTCCGGGAGAAATTGTCAGCAATTCTCAGGGACAGATTTTTGTAGCAGAAAAAGGCAAATCTCGCATTTTAGTTTTTAAAGTTACGGGAAGTGGTAAAGAGGCAGAATTGCAATTAAGCTACACGATTGAAGGCATCAACGAACCAACATCTTTGGCATATAATGATGGCGGGACTCCCTTTGACCCGAATGATGGTTTTTTATTTGTAGCGGATGCATCGCAAAATACGATTACAAAATGGAAAGTAAATGCCGCTTCAGCAGAAAAACTTAAAATTTACCGGGGTTTTAAATGGCCGGTTTCCATTGGCAGTGGGAAATGGAATGGCGCAAATACAAATCAATTATATGTCATAGACAGCTATGCAAAAAAAATTACTTTGTATGAAGAAAGTGATGAAGAGCTAACTGAACTCAGCCAGGTACAAGCTTTGACCAACCAAACCTTCTCAAAAATTGAAGTTGATCATTTTGGACAAATTTATTTATCGGATGCAGTGAATGGCGAGCTGTATAAGTTGACTGCCAACCTTGAAATTCTTGATTCAAAAAAGATGCCTCAAAATAGTGGTATTAATGATCTTTCGATTCCGTTTGGTACGGTTGAAATTGTCGGTGAAGGAAAATATTGGGCAGGGTTTGATCAGCTTTTTGCGCTACAAACCTGGAATGATGAAAGTGGGGTAGAGCGGTTAAAACTTGGATTAGCCTTGCAAAATCAAACCATGGAAATTTCTGAACACAACGACTTGATTAAAACAGAGTTTACTATAACAGATTTTGCAGAAACAGGTTTTTCCGTTTTTACAGCAGATAATAAAAAGATATTTGAAAGTGAAAAAGTATGGAATGCATCCGGTAAAAACTCTTTAACCTGGACACGGAGTAATGAAAGTAACGGCCAGGTAAAGCAAGGTTTTTACAAGTTTGAGCTTGAAATTAAGTCTGCTTATCAAGAAGAAACTTTAATCAGAGAATCTTCATTTTATCTTCCTCTTTACTACCATATCAATTGTGGTGATGAGGATGGGACAGAAGACATTGCACTTGTTCGCGGCCAATCGAAAAAATTAAACGGTCAGTTTTATATTGAAGGTGATGTAATTGTGGAGTATAAAATTTCCGGTCTTGATGCAGCATCAGAATATAAGATTTCCACAAAATTTTTAAACCTTGAAGGGAATGAAAGCCATCAAAATATACAAATTGATGGAATCTATATTTATGAATCAACTGTCCCGAACATGGGTAGCGCGACAGATTATTTAAGTGTCCCTAAAGAAACTTTTGCAGACGGTGAAATTCAAATTCTTGTATCAGGCGATGAGAACAACCCGGTATTGGTTTCTGATATTTGGCTTAAGGAAAGTGGTAGAAATTTTACTTTGCAGGATCCGCAGAAAGTAATCCCAACGGATTTTAAGCTGGAGCAAAATTATCCAAATCCTTTTAACCCAACAACTTCAATTAGTTACCAGCTACCAAATGCCGGTGAAGTAGAGCTTTCTGTTTTTGATATGCTTGGCCGGAAAATTGAAACATTGGTAAACAGCTTTCAGGATGCCGGGATTTATTCTATTAACTTTGATGGATCAAATCTTGCAAGCGGATTGTATTTTTACCAGCTTAAAACCGGGAAACAAATCGAAACCCGCAAAATGTTACTTGTAAAATAATTGCCGACTAAATCATTCCCTAAAGCCTTTCATTCGAGAGGCTTTTTTTTTACTCCTCTTGCTGAAATAAATTCTACTTTGTAGATTGCGCCACCTTACGAAACCATACTTTGTAAAATTCCAAATATTTTTAATTCTTATTTGATTTCAAAAATACAGTCCAAATTTTAAGGAGATAACCTTATGAACTATGAAAACATAGGTCAAATGATCATGGAAAAGATCGAAGATTATTCCAATAATACCGCCTTAAGGTTTAAAAAAGATGATACCTGGCAACCTTTGACTTATGCTGAATTTGGAAAAAAAATCAATCAGCTAACATGCGCACTTATACAAGCTGGGGTTAAAAGAGGCGATAATGTTGCAATTTATTCAGCCAATCGATATGAATGGGCAGTTTCGGATTTTGCATGTATTTTTGCCGGTGCTGTTTCTGTTCCGATTTATGCCACAAGCACTAAAGAGCAGGCAGAGTTCATCATTAAGGATGCCGGAATAAAATTTATTTTTATTGGCGATGAGGTGCAGTATAAAAATATTGAAGCAATAAAATCTGAAGGAACCGGTTTAGAGGCTGTCACATATGATCCTAAAATTGAAATTGATAAATCATTTACAACAAATTTTGATGAATTTATAACAATTGATAATTGCGAATCTTTTGATTCAGAAATCAAAGAACGTTTATCCAAAATTCAAAAGGATGATACCACGACAATTATATATACCTCCGGAACGACCGGTGATCCCAAAGGGGTAATGCTTACTCATACAAATTTATTTCACCAACTTGCTGCCGTTGATGCAGATTTTGATGTTTCAAACAAAGACAGCTCATTGTGTTTTCTTCCGCTTAGCCATGTGTATGAAAGGATGTGGTCCTATTATGTTTATTATAAAGGTGCCACGCACACCTATCTTGAAGATCCGAGAAAAGTAATTGAGACAATGCAGGAAATAAAACCGACTGCTTTGGTTTCCGTCCCACGGCTATATGAAAAAATTTATGCAGCAGTTATGAACAGCCAGGAAGAAGCATCTTCAATAAAAAAGAAGTTGTTTCAAAATGCCATTGCAGTAGGCCATGATTATTATACAAAAACCCGCAAGAATGAAACTGTTTCAACAGGTTTAAAAGCAAAGCATAAACTTTATGATAAACTGGTCCTTTCCAAAATCCGTAAAGTTGTGGGTGGTGATAAAAACTTTTTTTCTGCCGGCGGAGCTCCATTGGAAAAAGAAATAGAACAATTCTTTTTTGATTGCGGTTTACTTATTTGCCAGGGATATGGACTGACAGAAACATCGCCGATGGTATCAGCAAACACTCCACTCTCTTTTAAATTTGGAACCGTTGGTAAGCCTGTTCCGGGATGCGAAGTTCGGATTGGTGAAAATGGAGAAGTGCAGGTAAAAGGCCCGCTTGTTATGAAAGGTTACTATAATAATCCCAAAGCTACCGCTGAAGTTATGGATGGCGAATGGTTTAAAACCGGCGATGTTGGTGAATTTGATGATGAAGGCTATTTAAGAATTACCGGTCGTATAAAGGAAATTATAATTACATCGGGTGGGAAAAATATTGCTCCTTTACGAATTGAGACGCTTGTTGGCAAAGATTTTTTTATTGAGCAGATTATTGCCATAGGCGACAAGCGCAATTTCATCAGTGCATTGGTTGTGCCTTCTTTTGAAGGACTGGAATCCTGGGCAAAGAAAAAAGAGATTTTATATCATTCTATTGAAGATCTTGTCAATCATCCAGCGGTTATAAGTTTTTATGAGAAGCGTATTGAACTGCAATCCAAGTTATTAGCACAATATGAGACGATTAAAAAATTTAAATTATTGCATAAACCCTTTACAATTGAAGAGGGTGGCATTACACCAACGTTAAAACTCAAACGTGATCAGATTCATAAAAAGTTTAAAGACCTGATTGATTCGATGTATCATAAACATGATAAATAGTTTATTATAAAAAGCCTCTCATATTTAGAGAGGTTTTTTTTTGCTCTCCTTGCCGATAAAAATTCTTCTTTGTAGATTAAACCTTATTATGTAACCAGGATATATTGTGCCTCAAAAAAGAAAATTATTTGTTGCAATAGCAGGGAATATTGGTGTCGGTAAAACCACACTCACCAAAAAACTAAGTGAACGTCTGGAATGGAAAGCCTATTACGAAAAGGTTGTAGACAATCCATATCTTTCTGATTTTTATGCGGATATGAATCGCTGGAGCTTCCATCTACAAGTATTCTTTTTGTCGAACCGCTTTAAAAATCAAAGAGAAATAAATGATTGGCCGGACTCCTGCATTCAAGACCGCTCAATTTATGAGGATGTTGAAATTTTTGCCCACACTTTGCATAAACAGGGTTCAATGTCGGATAAAGATTATGAAAACTATCATGAACTGTTTTCGACAATGGTTGAATATTTACGCAAACCGGATATTATTTTATACCTGCGTTCATCTGTGGACCGACTTATAAAACAAATTGCCAAACGCGGTCGTGAGTACGAAAAAACAATTGATCCAAAATATTTGGTACAGCTTAACGAAGCCTATGATGAGTGGATTGAGCGCGCCAAAGACGATGGATTTCACGTGGTTACAATTGAAACAAAGAACCACGACTTTGAAAATAACGAAGAAGACTTTCAGCTTATTTATCAGCCTATAAAAGAATTGGAACAGCAAACATGGCTAAAAGGTGTTTGATTGTTACATATTATTTCCCACCAACCGGCGGCGGCGGTGTTCAACGCAATGTAAAACTGATTAAGTATCTTTCGCGGAAGAATTGGAAATTTACAGTAGTAACTTCAAATGGGAATGATACAAATCTGTCTTTGGATGAGAGTCTAAAATCGGATTTACCGGAAGAAGTAGAAGTTGTAAAGATTGCTAATTCTGATGGAAAGGCCAATTCCCGTTTTTCAGCTTTGATTAAATCGACCTTTTTAGTTCGTTTTAT
Encoded proteins:
- a CDS encoding TlpA family protein disulfide reductase: MRPVLKVISAILYLFIINALASESDFIGKPAPDFTLQKLEGNETVQLSSLKGKVVLVDFWATWCAPCKKSLPYLAKMDSKYKNLVVLALNIDDDKENAKQFLKKLNLKINALYDEDKTVVSSYDVPVMPTAYLIDQYGKIQYVHSGYNEESMKKLEFAIRGLIDRP
- a CDS encoding DUF4266 domain-containing protein → MLKFLKYSMLFFLLVTISCVTVKPWEKEKLADPIMEPQSQFAKQKLDDKFFTSREGSMGGSGGIGGGCGCAK
- a CDS encoding DUF3570 domain-containing protein; this translates as MKSIQKMLIVILYVFLVSSAYAQNNDKISYTTYYFNDSGNNSVITTSFSLAKKIISGTAVLLDIELDKVSLPPVDGATGASRPTRKKNETFEKNRGQVILGLEQSLGSASTLALNAYRSQELDYLSNAVIVTLSRDLFQNNTTVTLRAQYNDDKVGELLESGKIQNQEKTVITGALNLAQTLTKSTVLNLSYDYVKMDGFLSDPYRKVTVFDENNAFLVLNENHPDNRLRQAVTARLSQYLNPVDASIIGSYRNYFDDWKVKSHTAEIRFNKYIFEDLITGFNYRYYSQSSAEFYKERYSQVPNTIVEFRTSDYKLNQFQSNTFGLNLRLLFRGLAKGNPGWEFLEKSSFEVMYLRYANDLDFSANIVQASINFAI
- a CDS encoding T9SS type A sorting domain-containing protein; amino-acid sequence: MKNEFYINLILSILILSIVSFPLFAGDLSDKHGANIAKTLTNLDIKPVDENRNLEKSTEQFWKKHTLVDKIGQTFEVISFDKNNGIKKFNREASRTFLKRDLFGLPQYTASYYYAKYDKNSVFVESTYLQVISDTRWNRLLYGSLDGALKSYNDIIGPGEIVSNSQGQIFVAEKGKSRILVFKVTGSGKEAELQLSYTIEGINEPTSLAYNDGGTPFDPNDGFLFVADASQNTITKWKVNAASAEKLKIYRGFKWPVSIGSGKWNGANTNQLYVIDSYAKKITLYEESDEELTELSQVQALTNQTFSKIEVDHFGQIYLSDAVNGELYKLTANLEILDSKKMPQNSGINDLSIPFGTVEIVGEGKYWAGFDQLFALQTWNDESGVERLKLGLALQNQTMEISEHNDLIKTEFTITDFAETGFSVFTADNKKIFESEKVWNASGKNSLTWTRSNESNGQVKQGFYKFELEIKSAYQEETLIRESSFYLPLYYHINCGDEDGTEDIALVRGQSKKLNGQFYIEGDVIVEYKISGLDAASEYKISTKFLNLEGNESHQNIQIDGIYIYESTVPNMGSATDYLSVPKETFADGEIQILVSGDENNPVLVSDIWLKESGRNFTLQDPQKVIPTDFKLEQNYPNPFNPTTSISYQLPNAGEVELSVFDMLGRKIETLVNSFQDAGIYSINFDGSNLASGLYFYQLKTGKQIETRKMLLVK
- a CDS encoding long-chain fatty acid--CoA ligase, with the protein product MNYENIGQMIMEKIEDYSNNTALRFKKDDTWQPLTYAEFGKKINQLTCALIQAGVKRGDNVAIYSANRYEWAVSDFACIFAGAVSVPIYATSTKEQAEFIIKDAGIKFIFIGDEVQYKNIEAIKSEGTGLEAVTYDPKIEIDKSFTTNFDEFITIDNCESFDSEIKERLSKIQKDDTTTIIYTSGTTGDPKGVMLTHTNLFHQLAAVDADFDVSNKDSSLCFLPLSHVYERMWSYYVYYKGATHTYLEDPRKVIETMQEIKPTALVSVPRLYEKIYAAVMNSQEEASSIKKKLFQNAIAVGHDYYTKTRKNETVSTGLKAKHKLYDKLVLSKIRKVVGGDKNFFSAGGAPLEKEIEQFFFDCGLLICQGYGLTETSPMVSANTPLSFKFGTVGKPVPGCEVRIGENGEVQVKGPLVMKGYYNNPKATAEVMDGEWFKTGDVGEFDDEGYLRITGRIKEIIITSGGKNIAPLRIETLVGKDFFIEQIIAIGDKRNFISALVVPSFEGLESWAKKKEILYHSIEDLVNHPAVISFYEKRIELQSKLLAQYETIKKFKLLHKPFTIEEGGITPTLKLKRDQIHKKFKDLIDSMYHKHDK
- a CDS encoding deoxynucleoside kinase, whose amino-acid sequence is MPQKRKLFVAIAGNIGVGKTTLTKKLSERLEWKAYYEKVVDNPYLSDFYADMNRWSFHLQVFFLSNRFKNQREINDWPDSCIQDRSIYEDVEIFAHTLHKQGSMSDKDYENYHELFSTMVEYLRKPDIILYLRSSVDRLIKQIAKRGREYEKTIDPKYLVQLNEAYDEWIERAKDDGFHVVTIETKNHDFENNEEDFQLIYQPIKELEQQTWLKGV